A single window of Carassius auratus strain Wakin chromosome 9, ASM336829v1, whole genome shotgun sequence DNA harbors:
- the LOC113108136 gene encoding bone marrow proteoglycan-like, whose product MRKFLFLVLTITASVAFASPPVQDEKLPDPVVKVPVVEKEPNEEHTEAEAGPLVQDEAVADSRLEPDSVLLEPETTEEQRLPEETQAMLEKLVLEADNLTEEIVETELEPELEITDFQKDSNIIPELESETNTEEEDEKEENLVKEEPTLEADYIMDENPEIQMDPGRQSRMTQNGWGTCRGVVLQGKCYQYFRVNLDAYKAEVLCQSICYNGHLASVSSSYILGELGRLMDRNGGHTRAWLGGRRILRTRNFRWLDGTNWSYNGWAKNEPNNRGGQENCVETWYNPAFNDETCTNLKPFICSCPL is encoded by the exons ATGAGAAAATTCCTCTTTCTGGTTCTCACCATAACAG CTTCTGTAGCTTTTGCCAGTCCACCAGTTCAGGATGAGAAGCTTCCAGATCCAGTGGTGAAGGTACCAGTGGTTGAAAAAGAGCCGAATGAAGAGCACACAGAAGCAGAAGCAGGTCCTCTGGTGCAGGATGAAGCTGTTGCAGATTCACGTCTGGAGCCTGATTCAGTGCTGCTGGAGCCAGAAACAACAGAAGAACAAAGATTACCAGAAGAGACACAAGCGATGTTGGAGAAACTTGTGCTAGAGGCAGATAACTTGACTGAAGAGATTGTGGAGACAGAACTAGAGCCTGAGCTGGAAATAACCGACTTTCAGAAAGACAGCAACATCATACCAGAGTTAGAGTCTGAAACTAATACAGAAGAGGaagatgaaaaagaagaaaatctaGTAAAGGAAGAGCCTACACTTGAGGCTGACTATATAATGGATGAAAATCCAGAAATACAAATGGACCCTGGGAGGCAAAGTCGAATGACACAGAATG GATGGGGGACTTGTAGAGGAGTTGTCCTACAGGGCAAATGTTACCAGTATTTCAGAGTAAACCTTGATGCCTATAAAGCCGAG GTCCTCTGTCAGTCCATCTGCTATAACGGCCACCTGGCCTCTGTGTCAAGCAGCTACATTCTTGGAGAACTAGGGAGGCTAATGGATCGGAACGGCGGCCACACTCGCGCATGGCTTGGGGGACGGAGAATCCTTCGT ACAAGAAATTTCCGATGGTTGGATGGAACGAACTGGAGCTATAATGGTTGGGCTAAAAATGAGCCAAATAATCGTGGTGGGCAGGAGAACTGTGTAGAGACATGGT ATAATCCGGCGTTCAATGATGAGACCTGCACAAACCTCAAACCATTCATCTGTTCCTGTCCACTTTAA
- the LOC113109271 gene encoding uncharacterized protein LOC113109271 — MRKFLFLVLTITASVAFASPPVQDEKLPDPVVKVPVVEKEPNEEHTEAEAGPLVQDEAVADSRLEPDSVLLEPETTEEQRLPEETQAMLEKLVLEADNLTEEIVETELGPELETTDFQKDSNIIPELESETNTEEEDEKEENLVKEEPTLEADYMMDENPEIQMDPGRQSRMTQNGWGTCRGVVLQGKCYQYFRVHLNAYQAA; from the exons ATGAGAAAATTCCTCTTTCTGGTTCTCACCATAACAG CTTCTGTAGCTTTTGCCAGTCCACCAGTTCAGGATGAGAAGCTTCCAGATCCAGTGGTGAAGGTACCAGTGGTTGAAAAAGAGCCGAATGAAGAGCACACAGAAGCAGAAGCAGGTCCTCTGGTGCAGGATGAAGCTGTTGCAGATTCACGTCTGGAGCCTGATTCAGTGCTGCTGGAGCCAGAAACAACAGAAGAACAAAGATTACCAGAAGAGACACAAGCGATGTTGGAGAAACTTGTGCTAGAGGCAGATAACTTGACTGAAGAGATTGTGGAGACAGAACTAGGGCCTGAGCTGGAAACAACTGACTTTCAGAAAGACAGCAACATCATACCAGAGTTAGAGTCTGAAACTAATACAGAAGAGGaagatgaaaaagaagaaaatctaGTAAAGGAAGAGCCTACACTTGAGGCTGACTATATGATGGATGAAAATCCAGAAATACAAATGGACCCTGGGAGGCAAAGTCGAATGACACAGAATG GATGGGGGACTTGTAGAGGAGTTGTCCTACAGGGCAAATGTTACCAGTATTTCAGAGTACACCTCAACGCCTATCAAGCTGCATGA